GATCCAGCTGATGGAGCAGTGGCCGAACGCGATGCAGACCCTGGCGCTGGTGATCGTGTCGGTGCTGATCGCCGGTGTGCTGGCGGTGCCGATCGGCATCCTCGCCGCGAAGACCCGGGTGGTCAGCGGAATCGTGCGGCCGGTGCTGGACTTCATGCAGACGATGCCGCCGCTGGTCTACCTCATCCCCGCCGTGGTGATCTTCCAGGTCGGCGTGGTCCCCGGGATCATCGCCACGATCATCTTCGCGATGCCGCCAGGAATCCGGCTCACCGAGCTGGGAATCAGGCAGGTGGACCCCGAGGTGGTCGAGGCAGGCCACGCTTTCGGCAGCTCCCCCGGCAAGATCCTGCGGCATATCCAGCTTCCGCTCGCCCTGCCGACCATCATGGCCGGCATCAACCAGGTGATCATGCTCGCGCTGTCCATGGTGGTGCTGGCCGGTTTCGTCGGCGGTCCCGGGCTGGGGCAGGAAGTACTCTCGGCCAT
The sequence above is drawn from the Amycolatopsis aidingensis genome and encodes:
- a CDS encoding ABC transporter permease, which translates into the protein MDEWRIPVGEWTEEAIDWLQSVLGPVFEFVREVLLGGYENLADLLQFPAAWVMILILGGLGLLARGVVFGLGSIVALLLIQLMEQWPNAMQTLALVIVSVLIAGVLAVPIGILAAKTRVVSGIVRPVLDFMQTMPPLVYLIPAVVIFQVGVVPGIIATIIFAMPPGIRLTELGIRQVDPEVVEAGHAFGSSPGKILRHIQLPLALPTIMAGINQVIMLALSMVVLAGFVGGPGLGQEVLSAISRVDVGLGMEAGLSVVILAIYLDRVTAALGARSAVARQEQVA